TCACTGCAAAAGTTGGTGCCGGCTTTCTCATAAGAATCCACTGGAACCGCATCTAAAACATGACGTTGGCTTAATAGTGCGAACGCATATCTTACCCTCTCAATGTTTGCTATCATTCACTGTAAGTCCACGCTACAGGCCAAGTATCTGTGATGTCGTACGAGAAGACTAAACTGGCCATCATATTCGCGGATATCAGCAAAAGTACGCAGCTTTTTGAAGCGTACGGCAACATTCGTGCGCGTGATATTGTGAGTCACACCCTTTCCATTCTATCCAAAATCACGGTGGAATACGAAGGGGTTGTCATCAAAACTATTGGTGACGAAGTGATGTGTACCTTCGACGTGCTTGACAAAGCCATCGACGCCGCCCTCCGCATGCCCCAGGCAGTCCATGAAGACACGGAGCTTGCCGACATGGGGATCACCATCAAAGTCGGCCTGCATTACGGTGACGTCCTTCAGGAGAAAAATGATGTATACGGCGATGCGGTAAATGTCGCAGCTCGTATGGTCCAGCAAGCGCGTCCAGACCAAATTATTACCACCAAGGAGACGGTCAATTTCCTCCCTGTTTACCAGCATTCCAGCCTGCGGAGCCTCGGAACTGTCCAGGTACGCGGCAAGCAGGAAGACATTGAGATTTTCGAACTGATCTGGCAGCCAGACACAACGGACTTGACCATTATGCACGGTCAGATGCCGCTACGCCAGGAAGGCCCCAAAGCCAGCCTGATTCTGCGCTATGCCAACAAGGATTTCCGTCTCGAAAAAAACATCCTCCCCTTCCTCATGGGTCGGGGTGAAAAGAACAACCTCGTTGTGCGCGATCAGAGCGTATCTCGCACCCATGCCAGCATCGAGTACCGCCGAGGCAAGTTTGTGTTAATCGACCGTAGCACAAATGGCACCTTCCTCCAAATAAACAACGAAGAGCTGGTATTCCTGCACAGAGATCAAATGCATCTCCGCCGGGAAGGCATCATTCTGCTGGGCCAGGATGGCAGTGAAAGCGGAACGGAAGCCATCCACTTCCTGTGTGCTGACAAAGACTAAGCTACCCTTTTTCTACTTGTGTATCCCCTGCTGTATGGCTTTATTCCATATGGATTTTGATGGGTGGTGTCGTTTTTACAGTGTAATGTGCGTTTAGTCAGGGTGGGCGAGCAAGGTGTTTAGGTTATTTAGACAGGAACCCACCTGCTGGTTTTCCTTATGCCCATCTACGGTATTCATCATTCCCAGGTGTGTCTTCCATGAGTTCCCTCTCTGATAACCCATTTCGTAGTTTGGCCACTTTGGTGCCGGCTGCCTGCCTTGCCCTACTGTTTTGCGTTACGCCAGTTGCACACGGGCAAAGCACCACACAGATAACCGTGGATGCCTTGCAGCAAAAACTCCCGGCAGCGCGCCTGGGCAAATTTGAAGCCTTACAAAAACCACATCGTCTGGCATCCATTCAGGGATCATCTGCAAAAAAAGCCCTGTCACCAAGCGAAATACGGTACCACAACCGGACCGCCCAACATTATTTAGATAGGTTAAATAAACGGCTTACAGACAAAGCCGGCCGATTTGAACAACTTACATCGCAAACTTCGTCGATGGCCCGCGCCAATGAGCAGGACTCACTTGCACTGGTTGCATTATACAACAGCACCAACGGCGCCTCCTGGACCAGTAAATCAGGCTGGCTAACTGGCGCGCTTGCCACATGGGAAGGTGTGACACTCGACGCAAACGGCTATGTTAGCGAATTGAACCTGGAAAACAACAACCTGAACGGCACCATTCCCGCTGAACTCCTGGACCTAGTGGACCTCCTCTTCCTGAACCTGTCCGACAACATGTTGCGAGGCAATATACCGGACAATATCAACCTGCTTTCCAGATTACAAGTCCTCGACCTCAGCTTTAACATGCTCGATGGTCCAATCCCGTCTTCTATTGGCGAGATGGGTGATATGCTGATCCTGGTTCTCTGGGGCAACAGCCTGAACGGTGAAATCCCATCCTCTATCGGCAACCTCTCTTTTCTCGAAGAACTCTGGCTTTTTGAAAATGAACTCGAAGGTAGCATCCCCCCCGAACTGGGTAACCTACAAAACTTGAATCGCCTTTATCTCGACCAAAACCGATTGACGGGTGATATCCCGGTTACCCTTGGGCAGTTATCTACAATGGTCGAGTTATTTATTGACTTCAATACCCTTTCCGGTAACATTCCTGAAACGCTGGGCAATCTGGAAAACCTGGAAGTCATGTATTTGGGTAATAATCCGTTAAGCGGCGAAATTCCAGAATCACTGACCAACCTGAGAAGCCTCAAAGTATTTTCCATTGCCAATGCCGGCATCTCAGGAGAAATACCGGTGCCCATCAACAATATTTTCGGATTGAACCAGCTGGATCTATCAAACAACCAGGTGTCCGGCGAACTCCCCCAAACCTTAAATGGCCTGGTAAACCTGACAAGACTGGAATTAACCAACAACCTGCTCACCGGGGCCATACCAGCCAACCTTGGATTCAGCATGCCGAATCTGTTTTCATTGGGTCTTGGCAACAACCAACTGACGGGTAACATTCCGACGTCGCTGGGCTTTTTGCCGCGCATGCAGATCATGGACCTTAGCGAAAATGAGCTCGATGGCCCCATTCCCGGCCTAAACTCCTCTGCCCAACTCCGCAGCCTGTTTCTGAACGATAACCAGCTCTCAGGTGATATTGCACAGGGACAAATGGATGCATTGGGCCTGCTCGGTGTACTCGACCTCTCGAATAACAATTTGGACGGCG
This genomic interval from Bacteroidota bacterium contains the following:
- a CDS encoding adenylate/guanylate cyclase domain-containing protein, which encodes MSYEKTKLAIIFADISKSTQLFEAYGNIRARDIVSHTLSILSKITVEYEGVVIKTIGDEVMCTFDVLDKAIDAALRMPQAVHEDTELADMGITIKVGLHYGDVLQEKNDVYGDAVNVAARMVQQARPDQIITTKETVNFLPVYQHSSLRSLGTVQVRGKQEDIEIFELIWQPDTTDLTIMHGQMPLRQEGPKASLILRYANKDFRLEKNILPFLMGRGEKNNLVVRDQSVSRTHASIEYRRGKFVLIDRSTNGTFLQINNEELVFLHRDQMHLRREGIILLGQDGSESGTEAIHFLCADKD
- a CDS encoding T9SS type A sorting domain-containing protein; the encoded protein is MSSLSDNPFRSLATLVPAACLALLFCVTPVAHGQSTTQITVDALQQKLPAARLGKFEALQKPHRLASIQGSSAKKALSPSEIRYHNRTAQHYLDRLNKRLTDKAGRFEQLTSQTSSMARANEQDSLALVALYNSTNGASWTSKSGWLTGALATWEGVTLDANGYVSELNLENNNLNGTIPAELLDLVDLLFLNLSDNMLRGNIPDNINLLSRLQVLDLSFNMLDGPIPSSIGEMGDMLILVLWGNSLNGEIPSSIGNLSFLEELWLFENELEGSIPPELGNLQNLNRLYLDQNRLTGDIPVTLGQLSTMVELFIDFNTLSGNIPETLGNLENLEVMYLGNNPLSGEIPESLTNLRSLKVFSIANAGISGEIPVPINNIFGLNQLDLSNNQVSGELPQTLNGLVNLTRLELTNNLLTGAIPANLGFSMPNLFSLGLGNNQLTGNIPTSLGFLPRMQIMDLSENELDGPIPGLNSSAQLRSLFLNDNQLSGDIAQGQMDALGLLGVLDLSNNNLDGELPRSLGGYVIMEELYLDGNNFTGALPATLPNLQNLFAFSVFENQLSGPVPGFLGDIPGLFLLDLGANAFSGTIPASLGRLEGLTFLLLDLNNLTGQLPSTFSNTTSLRGITMAGNAISGLPDLSALSILEIVEVELNRMSFEDIEHLQSLNLNTLRYVPQRDVYPIVDEAAGITRYEVDIAGSANSYQWYRNNTPISGATSAILELDNTGNQGSDEILAEITNSLVSDLVMATIPARTDAAMESLTIIPDMPILEAGETMQFFAIATDQFDNQRRFSSTWTGAGGTIDATGTFTAGGSDGFYDVTATDETGTFSATTTLEITGGVPVNVESPTASTAAIVHAAYPNPFRGSTQIAFELGETAQVHIEVYDMLGREMVTVVEQRLPAGSHMYKVDTANWVSGVYLYRMTAGANSETRSIVKLP